The DNA sequence GCAATGTTTGGGTAAACCCTACTTGTACACCTACCAGATCGTCAATAATTACGGGAAAATACGGTTACAGCACAAATGTAAAAGGAGCTGGGGATGTTTTAGCGCAATCCGAAACGACCCTACAGCAATACATCAATGACCAAACCAATGGTAAGTACGCCACGGCCTTAATTGGGAAGTGGCATTTATCAGGCAGCAATGCCAATGTAAATCCCGAAAATTTTGGGATAGACTACTACGCTGGCTTAATCCGTGGTACGGTTGACGACTACTATCAATGGCAACTTTCGGAAAGTGGAACAAATAGCCTGCAAACGAATTATATCACAGAGAAGCTTACTGATTTATCCATAGACTGGGTGCATCAACAAACCAAACCCTGGTTTTTATGGCTGGCGTACAATGCCCCCCATACCCCCTTTCATGTCCCGCCAAGTGGTACCCATAGTCAAGGTAATTTGACTGATTACACAAATGCTTCCGACCCACTTCCCTATTACCTGGCCGCAATAGAATCAATGGATTATCAGATAGGCCGACTGTTGGACAATATTCCCGCTACTGCTAAAGAAAATTTGATCATCATTTTTGTGGGAGACAATGGCACTCCCAACCAAGTGGCACAAAGCCCTTATACGAGTTCTACCGTAAAAAACACCCTGTATCAAGGAGGCATCAATACGCCAATGTTTATTTCCGGAAAAGGGGTCGCCCGTACTGGAGTAGACCACAACTTGATAAACGGTACTGATCTATTCGCTACAATTGCTGAAATCGTGGGCATCAATACCCCACAAATCCACGACAGTAAAAGCTTTAAATCATTGCTAACTCAAGCAACAACGATAAGAAACTTCCAATATTCAGAAATGGATGACGGAGCAGATAACAAATGGACCATTAGAAACGATGTGTTTAAATTGATCATCAACGCCAATGGAAATGCGGAAATGTATAACTTAGCTACCGATCCCTACGAGCAAAATAATTTATTGAATGGGACCTTAACGCCCGCTGAGGCGAATGCCAAAATGGAGCTAGAAACGGAATTGTTGAACATAAGACAATAACAATGTCCTGCAATTATTCTTAGTGCTGTTTACAAAAAAGTGACGGTGTGCTCCCATTCGCTTACTAAAGATATCCTTACTTTTAACTTGTTTCACCAGATCGGCGATCCTTAAGTATTTGCAACCAGATAAAAGTCAGGATCATACCAGCGACAATCCCTTCAAAAAAAGTGACGCCTGCCAGGGTAAAATTACTAACCGCAGCTCCAGCTCCTTGTTGGAAATAAGGTTGAATGGAGGCAAAATCAAAGCTAGTGTTGACAATAATGGTCAGTATTGCTGTCGTAACAGCGGAGACCAACGACAAGAGCATACCTACTCCAATACCGTTCTTGAAAGTTCTTCCTACGGGTGTTCTTCGCTTTACTTGTGACAACAAAACACCTATTGCAGCTGCTAGCACCAAGTATTTTGCGAAACCAACTCCTGCACTATCTCCAGTGATATAAAAGCCGGATGTAGCAATAAAGAAACTCATCAAAACGCCAGCACCTAGCCCCAAAAAGATGGCTTTTCGGTAAAAACTACTCCGAGTTTCGCTGCTTACTCTTTTAGGCTCAGCATTATCTTTTTGTGCATTGCCAACAAGTTTACTTTCACTTATAATATCCATTTGCTTCGTTTTAATTTTTAGGGTAAAAAAAAGTGGTCTTGCTTATTGTCTGGCAAGACCACTTTTTATTGATTGCTTAACCTATTCGAACTAGATTAACATCTCTCGCCAATGCTGGTAGAGATGGGGATTATACTTCAGCTGGTATACTTTTTTCAGTGCGGGCGTGCCACGCATCCAACATCCAGCTTTTTTTCTCCATTTCACTAAGAAAACCACCAATCATATCAATGGTACCTTCATCTTCTACTTCACCAGCACGGCTAATGATTGTACGCATGTCAGCAATGAGGACTTGGTGATTCTCCAAGATGGTTTTTACCATTTTATGGCTATCCATCACTTTGCCAGCCTCTTCAATTTTAGCTGATTCCAGGTAAGCGGAAATCGTTGAGAGTGGACGCAAACGGAGGGTCAACAAACGCTCGGCGATCTCATCAATTTTCAAGCGAGCATCCTCGTAGAGTTCTTCAAATTTTTCGTGCAGATCGAAGAAATTTTCGCCAGAAATGTTCCAATGAAAATTACGCAAATTCTGGTAGTATAATTGATAATTTGCTAGCAACTGATTTAAGGCTTTACCAGTATTAGCAACTTGTTCTTGGTTTAATCCTAAATAATTCATTTATATAATTGTTTTCTTTTGCAACTCA is a window from the Lewinella sp. LCG006 genome containing:
- a CDS encoding Dps family protein; amino-acid sequence: MNYLGLNQEQVANTGKALNQLLANYQLYYQNLRNFHWNISGENFFDLHEKFEELYEDARLKIDEIAERLLTLRLRPLSTISAYLESAKIEEAGKVMDSHKMVKTILENHQVLIADMRTIISRAGEVEDEGTIDMIGGFLSEMEKKSWMLDAWHARTEKSIPAEV
- a CDS encoding sulfatase-like hydrolase/transferase, producing the protein MNPTKPHLSLVAIIVVFLLSTCNEDPVVIVPPEDESPNLLLIIADDFGKDAISGFTEGSIKPNTPNIDAIRNNGITFSNVWVNPTCTPTRSSIITGKYGYSTNVKGAGDVLAQSETTLQQYINDQTNGKYATALIGKWHLSGSNANVNPENFGIDYYAGLIRGTVDDYYQWQLSESGTNSLQTNYITEKLTDLSIDWVHQQTKPWFLWLAYNAPHTPFHVPPSGTHSQGNLTDYTNASDPLPYYLAAIESMDYQIGRLLDNIPATAKENLIIIFVGDNGTPNQVAQSPYTSSTVKNTLYQGGINTPMFISGKGVARTGVDHNLINGTDLFATIAEIVGINTPQIHDSKSFKSLLTQATTIRNFQYSEMDDGADNKWTIRNDVFKLIINANGNAEMYNLATDPYEQNNLLNGTLTPAEANAKMELETELLNIRQ